The Ciconia boyciana chromosome 2, ASM3463844v1, whole genome shotgun sequence genome has a segment encoding these proteins:
- the MAFA gene encoding transcription factor MafA — translation MASELAMSAELPTSPLAIEYVNDFDLMKFEVKKEPAEAERLCHRLPAGSLSSTPLSTPCSSVPSSPSFCAPSPGGQPAPGPPATTAASLGSKPQLEELYWMSGYQHHLNPEALNLTPEDAVEALIGAPHHHHHHHQGYEPFRPQPFGGEELPPAAHHHPGHHHHHHHHLRLEDRFSDDQLVSMSVRELNRQLRGFSKEEVIRLKQKRRTLKNRGYAQSCRYKRVQQRHILENEKCQLQSQVEQLKQEVTRLAKERDLYKEKYEKLAGRGFPREPSPPAAPKPTADFFM, via the coding sequence ATGGCCTCGGAGCTGGCCATGAGCGCGGAGCTGCCCACTAGCCCTCTCGCCATCGAATACGTGAACGATTTCGACCTGATGAAGTTCGAGGTGAAGAAGGAACCGGCGGAGGCGGAGCGGCTGTGCCACCGGCTGCCCGCCGgttccctctcctccaccccGCTCAGCACGCCCTGCTCCTCCGTGCCTTCCTCGCCCAGTTTCTGCGCTCCTAGTCCCGGTGGGCAACCGGCTCCCGGTCCCCCAGCTACCACCGCCGCCTCCCTGGGCTCCAAACcgcagctggaggagctgtaCTGGATGTCGGGTTACCAGCATCACCTCAATCCCGAAGCTCTCAACCTGACACCGGAGGACGCGGTGGAGGCGTTGATCGGTGCCCctcaccatcatcatcatcaccatcaaGGTTACGAGCCTTTCCGACCTCAGCCTTTCGGTGGTGAGGAGCTACCACCGGCCGCCCATCACCATCCCGGccatcaccatcatcatcatcaccacctGCGCTTGGAGGACCGCTTCTCCGACGATCAGTTGGTGAGTATGTCGGTACGGGAGCTGAACCGGCAGCTGCGGGGCTTCAGCAAGGAGGAGGTGATCCGCCtcaagcagaagaggaggacCTTGAAGAACCGAGGCTACGCTCAATCTTGCCGTTACAAGCGGGTCCAGCAACGGCACATCTTGGAGAACGAGAAATGCCAACTCCAGAGCCAGGTGGAGCAGCTCAAGCAGGAGGTGACCCGCTTGGCCAAGGAAAGGGAtctgtacaaagaaaaatacgAGAAGTTAGCCGGCCGGGGCTTCCCAAGGGAGCCCTCCCCACCCGCTGCCCCCAAACCCACCGCCGACTTCTTCATGTga